GGCTTGGAAGTCGAGCCCTTCGGTGTGGAGCGTGGACAGCTGCTCGGCCCCGTACCAGGCTCCGAGCAGGCTGCCGAGCAGCGAGGCCAGTGTGGCGGTGTTGCCGCAGCTATGGGCGATGGCGCGCAGCGCCGTGGCTGGATCGTCGGGCGCGTAGGCAATCGTGGCTGTGAGCTGAGCCAGGACACGGTAGGGGTCGTGCAGCCCGCCCAGAAAGGCGTGGTCGAGAAAGGGCGGCATCGGCGGGTCAAGGACCCGCTGCTTAAAAACGGTATTGAGAGTAGACTCTGTTTCACCGCGCAGCTCGCGGCCGAGTTGCGCCATGGCCTCCAGCACGCCGCGCAGGGAGGCGGCTTCTTGAGTCTGGGTCGCAGCGGCCAGGTCGTCCAGCACGGCGCGGCCGCGGTCGAAGAACCAGTCGCCAAAAGAGCTGGTTTCCGCAGCTTCATTCACCGCCAGAGACACGAGGGTGGCTACAAAGCCGGTCACGGCTTTGGCATAGCCTTGGTCGAGGCTGGCCTGCCGTTGATACACGGTAAAGGTTTCGAGCGGAGTCGTGCCGTGCCGGACGGCGGCCATTTCCAGATACAGGAAGAGGCCGAAGACGCCTGGAACCCCTGGACTGAACAAGCCCTCGCTGCGGTTTTCTTGGTGGGCCTGAAACATGTCCAGCCAGGCTGTGAGGTGATCTCGACAGGCGAACGAATACCACTCGGGATATAGCGGCTCGTGCCGGAGAGCGGCCATGAAGTCGCGCAGGGACGCCTCGTCAAACGTCCGGTCGTCATCAGCAATCGCCGCCAGCCAGGGGTGAAGGACACACAGGCGATAGCAGGTATCGTCGGTCGGCATACCGATTCTCTTGGCGTGCACAATCGCCGGCAGCCAGGTTCCCCAGGCTTCGCCCCACTCGGGCATGTCACGGGCGACCAGGCGTGTCGGCAGCGGGTCCGGAGTCGGCGTTTCCTGGCCCTCCTGGGCGGCGCCGAGCGCATCGCCATACGCTCCGAGCAGGAGCATGCCTCTGATTTTATCGTCAAATGTGTTCGGCATAGTGGTTCATTCCTCTCGCCGTCGGCCTATCTTGTCTTTGGCCGTGGAGGTCGTTCTGGGTCTAACAACCGCACTGTCCCCGCTTTAGATATGCGCGCAACGAAAGGTGGGGGAGTGCTTGCAACGAACCTCCGAATTTCTGGGAGTGCCTTAACAATAGCTGAGGCCATCTCGTCACCGGACATATTACCCGAGGGCAGAATGAAAGCACGAGCCCCGCTCTGCATCAGCGCCTCGCGCTCGACCGACCGTCTGCGTATGCGGTCATCCTTGGTGAGAATCAGCCAGCTTCGCCGACCTACAT
This genomic stretch from Desulfurellaceae bacterium harbors:
- a CDS encoding ADP-ribosylglycohydrolase family protein translates to MPNTFDDKIRGMLLLGAYGDALGAAQEGQETPTPDPLPTRLVARDMPEWGEAWGTWLPAIVHAKRIGMPTDDTCYRLCVLHPWLAAIADDDRTFDEASLRDFMAALRHEPLYPEWYSFACRDHLTAWLDMFQAHQENRSEGLFSPGVPGVFGLFLYLEMAAVRHGTTPLETFTVYQRQASLDQGYAKAVTGFVATLVSLAVNEAAETSSFGDWFFDRGRAVLDDLAAATQTQEAASLRGVLEAMAQLGRELRGETESTLNTVFKQRVLDPPMPPFLDHAFLGGLHDPYRVLAQLTATIAYAPDDPATALRAIAHSCGNTATLASLLGSLLGAWYGAEQLSTLHTEGLDFQAELDIVETNLTELFHFDLGQHGLHSS